A genomic segment from Peribacillus sp. ACCC06369 encodes:
- a CDS encoding AMP-binding protein, producing MLNKLTFQSLLNKGMKRFGELPAITLLPNGETITYEELWRKAELISSYLLRLGAGRGVRIASIIPNSLESVMFGLAIQQCGATLVPLSEKLGKREIKFILKEAKPEVVIIATQTHFDTLFEYLEEMKKDGVHIIGLPGFNINYPEEFEQFQWPGEIKNMDLPLAEAKDIALLSYTGGTTGTPKGVMHSQKGLGAAILSAAIEDPLDDRDRVLLSTPIVHSAGSLLWRSLVSGVHVYVMGSFDAAAFIQAIKEHKITTTFMVPTMLYRLLDQTKKMEYDMSSMRNIFYGASPISQKRLKEAFEVFGPIMRQQYGMTECNIVITRLSKSAHLWAYHNNSEILKSCGKPCIFTEVRLIDKDGNDVKPSEFGEIIVKSPAMMVGYYQRPDLTQEYIRDGWFYTGDIGKWDESGYLYIVDRKKDMIITGGMNVYSSEVERVVNQHPSVALSACIGVPHPDWGEVVCVVVTLREGLTCTSEELIDFCKQRTSKYMVPKVAYFIDKFPLTPIGKIDKKELRKMFAQGIPTI from the coding sequence ATGCTGAATAAGTTGACATTTCAGTCACTGTTGAATAAAGGAATGAAACGATTTGGAGAACTGCCGGCCATTACCTTGTTGCCAAACGGAGAAACGATAACTTACGAAGAGTTATGGAGAAAAGCAGAACTTATCTCTTCTTATTTACTTCGCTTGGGTGCAGGAAGGGGTGTCCGCATAGCTTCTATCATTCCAAACAGTTTGGAAAGTGTGATGTTTGGTTTGGCTATCCAGCAATGTGGAGCTACCCTAGTGCCATTAAGTGAAAAACTGGGGAAACGAGAAATAAAATTCATTTTAAAGGAAGCAAAACCAGAAGTGGTCATAATAGCTACGCAGACACACTTTGACACCTTATTTGAGTATTTAGAAGAAATGAAGAAGGACGGTGTCCATATCATTGGGCTTCCTGGATTTAATATTAATTATCCGGAGGAGTTTGAACAGTTTCAATGGCCCGGTGAAATAAAAAATATGGACTTGCCATTAGCTGAAGCAAAAGACATTGCCCTTCTGTCATACACAGGCGGGACGACGGGTACACCCAAAGGCGTCATGCATTCCCAGAAAGGACTCGGCGCCGCCATACTTTCTGCGGCTATCGAAGACCCGTTAGACGACCGAGACCGGGTATTGCTAAGTACGCCAATTGTGCATTCTGCCGGTTCATTACTTTGGAGATCCCTTGTTTCGGGCGTCCATGTCTATGTGATGGGCTCATTTGACGCTGCAGCATTCATACAGGCGATAAAGGAACATAAAATTACGACGACATTCATGGTACCGACAATGTTATACAGACTCCTTGATCAGACAAAGAAGATGGAATATGATATGAGCTCCATGCGCAATATCTTCTACGGCGCGTCACCAATTTCACAAAAGCGCCTTAAAGAAGCTTTTGAAGTATTCGGGCCTATCATGCGCCAGCAATACGGCATGACAGAGTGTAATATTGTCATTACCAGACTATCGAAAAGCGCTCATTTATGGGCTTATCATAACAATTCGGAAATTTTGAAAAGCTGTGGAAAACCGTGCATTTTCACCGAAGTTCGACTGATTGATAAAGATGGAAATGATGTAAAACCATCCGAGTTTGGAGAAATTATCGTAAAATCACCAGCAATGATGGTAGGCTATTATCAAAGACCTGATCTTACTCAAGAATACATCCGTGATGGTTGGTTCTACACTGGTGATATTGGTAAATGGGATGAAAGCGGTTACCTTTATATTGTAGATAGGAAGAAAGATATGATCATTACAGGCGGGATGAATGTATATTCTTCAGAAGTGGAACGAGTGGTGAACCAGCACCCTTCTGTTGCATTAAGTGCTTGCATAGGCGTTCCCCATCCAGATTGGGGAGAAGTAGTTTGTGTCGTGGTAACACTGCGAGAAGGATTGACCTGTACTAGTGAGGAATTAATTGATTTCTGCAAACAAAGAACCTCTAAGTATATGGTTCCTAAAGTAGCCTATTTTATTGATAAGTTTCCATTAACGCCGATTGGAAAAATTGACAAGAAAGAATTAAGAAAGATGTTTGCACAAGGTATTCCAACCATCTAG